The DNA segment AACACGCTCAGCGAGAAGGACATCACGTGGCATCCGACGACGATCATTCGTGGCGACGATTTCTTGCAAAAAGTCTCCGACCTACGGGCGCAGCCAGGGGGATACATTTACGTGTACGGCAGCGCAGCGATGGTTCGGTCGTTGCTCGCTGCTGACCTTGTCGATGAGTTATTGCTGACGATCGGGCCAGTGATTCTCGGCGGGGGTAAGACAATCTTTCCCGCAAACGGGAAAGCAATGCCGTTCGAACTGGTATCGATGACTAAAGCAAGCACGGGCGCGTTGGTCTGCCGATATGTGCGTGCACGTTAGCCCCTCTTCCGCCCTCGGTGCTGGCTAACAACGGGTTCCAGCCGACGTTGCTCCGCTGCGCTCCGCAACGCGGCTGAACCTGACCGTTGGGCGAAATTCAACCAGCAACTATCTTCGTATCCCCTCGGTGAACCACATCTTTCCTCTGGGTGAATCGCTGCGTATCTTTGCGCAAAATTCACCAGGAGGAGTCCCATGTGGCCTCGCAGACGGCGGGTGCGTCCCGCGGCGCGTCTTGCCCTC comes from the candidate division KSB1 bacterium genome and includes:
- a CDS encoding dihydrofolate reductase family protein: MKILITEFMSLDGVVQAPGGATEDTDGGFAHGGWFLKYFDPEVIGGTFDDLAKQSDALLQGRRTYQTSAAAWPSRSGDPFSDWINKVQKYVVSNTLSEKDITWHPTTIIRGDDFLQKVSDLRAQPGGYIYVYGSAAMVRSLLAADLVDELLLTIGPVILGGGKTIFPANGKAMPFELVSMTKASTGALVCRYVRAR